The window acaggtagttcccaagttacatacgatatagggactgtaggtttgttcttaagttgaatttgtatgtaagtcagaacaggtacattattgtaataaatgcaatcaggacagatgtttgtctcaacatattacaaggcagtgtggtgtcagttactgcataaaatcctcattgtgagttaatcacaaacaaagcaaaaaaactttatggagcctagacattcattaacttctggagcaagctgtgctttgatatgcaaaatggaacaactgcagtttgtcttggtcattaaagagttacaagaggttgcagaaaagctcagtctcagctgtgtttagcaaacgatttcttctgcaagtcatgcaaaccccccccctcccctctctcctcatcaagcctctgtcctgcacacaagggagcagggaagccccattctaGGAGtagtccatatgtcagatgtccttaacccaaggGATTACCTGTATAAGATTACCCAATAAATGGCACCATATACACAGCAGATGGGTTGCCATGCATTGCAGTAGTCTGCCTTACCACATCACAGTGTGTgtcccaaattcaaacaccattaggGAAAAAATGTAGTGGTACCTGTAGAGTTACTAAAGCACCCAAATGTTGCAGGAATGTTGTTccaattacaaaaaaaggaaatatgtgccCAGTATGGAGGAGAAATAGAAGACAATAAGAGATGTACAAATGTTGAGTTTACAGTTGTGTGGGTTCCTTAACATTTTAATTCGCTGTAACCATACAAAGTGGTATGATAAGAAATAACAGCCCCGATGACAGCAGAATTCAATGCAGTGAATGCAGATGGTTATATAAtgtgtagagcagtggtcgccaaccttttggaccacaCACACCAATAAATTTACGGACTCccgaccacgcatgcgcagggagccgtttgtcactcaaaggagtccaaagacacaacctgcccactgccctgagtctgccatccatacgggggacatggtctgcggctctggccggtgcgccccccccagcagGGACAACACAAAGCAATCATGACGACGACTGCACACCAAGGCTATTATACTAGGGACATAAAACAGTGGTGTTAAGTACTGCAAGATGGCAACCACTAGGTGCCCCGGAGCAGTAACAGGTGGTAGACACTTggcatgtgaaaatgttttttgcgGCCCATTGCTTGCACTGGTACACTTTTTTAACTGGTAAATGTTATGGCATCATTTTTGGAAACAGTTGGAGCTGCGATGAAAAACGGTGCAGAAATGCTATTGCTAGCAAACAGCTGAGAAAAGAATACATGAACCTATTCATTCcaattttaaagcggaactaaacccaaaaatgtaaaaaaatgaaatataatatatataatatatacaataaaaacaccttacctgcctgattgcaatttcttATTGCACTCATCTGTGgttggtgccaccatcttctttcttctcctcttccttgtttcaacctttggccatcttgattgttcGGGCCACAGCCATGGGGAATAGTTCATTTAGTTCAGGAAGCTAGAATACCCCAGGTGGCCCAGATTGTTATGCTGAAAGAGGTTGGTGCTCAGGCAGGTATGAGGGCTTATTATAGAATAGACGCCGCCTGCCTCTTTCTGCAACAAAGCCCTGCCGGATTCTATACGCTGATTTGAAATTTCAGATTGTAAAGTATATAGTCAGCCTAACACTACAGTCCCTGTTGCAGTCCTACATATCCTTCAAGTACAATTACTGAACACTCAGCTCACCAGTCCCCATAGAAGTAAAAACATCAGCAGTTCTTGGGCCCCTAAAATCTTCTCACTATGATCAAACATTAAGATTATTCAGGGTTCTGAaggacttaaagtggacctatcatgacatggtaaagcgtacctaaactcagaatttttactttacataaaaagatagacaacccttatttttaatgtaaaaatcttgtttatttgtgttatttttaagtgcagcactgttttaaaaaaaaggtagaagcACCACTCCtttattcttgattgcctaggcgatcaagaattaataggagcgcagagcctcccgggatacctacgtcacacattccGGAAGGCTCTAGGCTGCTCCATCTCTGgcaagagaggagaagatgttggtgcccggAGCTCCTTCTGCCCTGGGCCggagacagataccgggacgacacgtgactcaatggaagaaacctcccgatggacagactgatctgcgggattgaaggtaagtgggattttttctgttttgggtttacttccactttaatataaaaaggagTTCCCTATCCAACTCTACTGCTGTGGCAATAAAGACTGCAGgggaaacctgaagcctcctgggatacacagGAGATTgtggactgctccttctgtgcatgcctgggaTCGGGCATGCGTCATCAGCTTtcccataatataaaaaagtattccaTCTCACACATACACTATGAAATCTGcacctttttctttacatttgtagaaagacacatcacccgatcttatGCCTGCACTGTACATGTTTGGGTGATCTGAGAAGAACccaaaaaagggaagaaaaaagacGGCTACGTCTGATGATCTCTCCgctccagaaagaagagagaagctgaTTTGGGCTCGGTTTGTGGAGGGAGTGAGGCCTTTTCcctataaaggtatttttttcatgaaagttttgcTTTGACTTTTACCAAATCTAAACAGTAACACAACTGCTTACATTAAATCCATGATGGCAGCTCCATGTAAAATGTCAGGCCTTTGTGAGGTCCACACAAAGtaagcttttacaggtaaattgtACGGATATAAGGAGATAATTTAAGGACTTTTAAGgccttcaataaaacaaaatatgcatgTTTCAtggacataaaataaaacattattttattcaatacttcatttaaaaaaactttcaaaaatcaTTCATCTTTACAATTCCATGGTTAGTCTAGTGTGTTTTAGTAGGCATTAAactttcaacgcgtttcacggagcgaagtccacttcatcaggaacaaatagCATAAAACCATCACATGCTGGCCTATAATTGCttgattttgaaaaaatgagGTCCAGTGTCTCTTGCATCCCCGTTTTAATCCATTTGCAACATGTGTGGTACTTGAGCATCCgacctcattattattataatgtgtttatatagcaccaacatattacatagcgctgtacattaaatagaggttgcaaatgacaggcagatacagacacaggaggaagaaaggaccctgccctgaagagctaagcagaatattattattgatgtgaatggtctgatgacaggtcctctgtATCCAGCAACATCTCCTTATATAGCACAGGTCCCCGCCCACTTCCTGATCCAAGGCCAATAAAAGCTACAAATCAATTTGACCAATAGTAACTCGCCTTGTGAGTCTATTGGTAGAACAAGTTGGGAATGTGTAGCATGTATTGGCAAGCGGATGTTCTTCCACAACCAatcacattacacaaaaaaatacatttcctcttACTTCTCTCCTCCCTAATCTGCCTTCTGTTACTAGGATCCGTGACGTAACAcatactcttttttttccattggtcCAGTGCTAAGGGTTATCCGGAAAGCGCTCCTGCTGCTCCCTCCTTTCTGCAAGCCGCCGCCATCATGGTGAGTAGCCTGTGCTTGTGCTCTGAGAGGCCGAGGCCACCGCGTGCACCATGGTGGGTGGAAAGGTGGTTGAAGGAGCTGTAAAGAGCGGGCACGGCCTTGGCTACATGTATTGGGGTGTTAGAATCTCACAGCTGTGTGTATGGCGGGCATAGTGAGGAGAGGTCAGGGGCGGCATAGAGCGCAGGCCTGGAGGAGCCCGGCATGTGGAGTCATGTGCTGGGATACTGGGGGTCTGGCAGCCCCCGGCTTCCACCTAGGCGTCGGATGTCAGATAGGGAGTGAATGGGGATTGCAATGGTGAGCTGGGACACATGGGGTCCTATCCAGCTTATAGTGCCATCTCCCCCTGGGTACCTGGCACAGGGACACATCTGGCCATCATCCTGTGCCAAATATTGATCAGTAAGGTGTAAATCCATTCCTTTAAAATTTTAGACCCATGTCACCTAAGAAAAGGTCATTGGCTGGTGTCTGTGCCAGATCCTTCGCTTTTAGATGGACCAACCtcctactaaaaaataaaaagccaggtAGAGGAGGTTATCCTGGGATCAAGCTCTGATTTATGGCCGTCACATTATTCCTTTCCCTTATTGCTGCCAAGGTGACAATGTGCCACCTCATCTGCAAAAGTGTTGTCACTGTATGCCAGGGCTAGAAGGATCCTTCTATTATTATGAAGTTAATTATAAGgggagtgttctgtagtccacagggAAAGCTGGGAACAATGCAGTAAGTATTAGGATTGCAATTTCTAGCAGTACTTGTGTAGGTCTAATGCAACATTTGCAATGGTAGTTTAGCAAATCGAAGGGGATCAAATCCAAAGTTCATTGTTGGggttcttttaaattttattctagGTTGATATGTTGAAGCAAGATCAGTCAGGTGCTGCCATTAAATCATTTGCTTTCTGAAAGAGCCAGCTATCAGGCTGTCATTTAAAGTTTTTAGGAACTTCACTATTCAGACTAAATGAGTGAAGGAGTTATAAATTCTTTGTAATCTTCTGGGTAGTGAGAATATAAATATGACATGGTATTTTTGGAGGGTCCCGAATGGGAGCTTCCAAATTTCCTTTACTGTACAACATGCACAATTACACaaggtgctatatgaatacaaaataactatattaccaataatataaaaagtgtaaggtACAGGAATAAACCATCAGGGATTTTGTACAGGATGAGTGCAGCAAAAAATAGTGTTAGGATTCCATACAATAAAAACCCATGGAAAGAGCCAGGTACTGGGGAATATGGGCAGCTGAGTTAGTTTTTAGAACTATTTGGAGGATTTTCCCTCAGTTTATCTTATTGAGGACTAGAAAACTATTGAGAAATTTCACCAAGACACTAGTAAAACATAATCTGTTCTAACCCTGATTTATATTATCCAATAGCAGTTTATTTTAACTCTTAAGCactgttacatagtaagtcaagttgaaaaaaaaaagacacaagtccattaagttcattcacttgggaaataaacatatcccagatataaaaccctatgcacATAGTTGATCCATAGGAATGCAAAAATGATTTGCAATTTTCTACAACAggaagaaattccttcctgaatccaataagcaatcggatgttccctggatcaacagtcatttttacttttaaacagttatattctgtaatatttaaaaatgagaaaaaagtttgtcttgtaagctaatgtaattttttttctcttacaggtGTTCAAACGCTATGTGCAGATAGGCCGTGTTGCCTACATCTCTTTTGGTCCCCATGCTGGCAAACTTGTGGCAATTGTTGATGTAATTGACCAAAATAGAGTAAGTATTAGCTTGAGCGTATCCGAAATGCTTATAGCATTCTTCATATTGCTGGtgacaagtaaaataaattgacAAATAAGGGGCTTGGTATGTTCCTGTCTCTGCATGTGTCTTACCTCCCCTCCGTTCTGTGTCGGGTTCATTCTCTGATCCCCTACATAACAAAACCTTTTCATTGatatatttaatatgaattaACTGAGTAAATTAGAGAAATCTGTTTGCATTGTATTTACCAGATAATGATTGATATTGccatcagttttttgtttttcaaattgatACATTCATGTCCTTTGTGtcagtaaaaatgtgtaaaaaaaacattgctgtatattttctatttatagcTTTGTTATTAAAatcttgtaatgtttttttctacaggcTCTTGTTGATGGACCCTGCACTGGCGTAAGAAGGCAGGCCATGCCATTCAAGTGCATGCAGCTTACTGACTTTGTTCTGAAGTTCCCTCACAGGTAATAAATTAGAGAAGTAACCCTGTCACTAATTGCACATAAGGAAACTAAAGCCACTCTGTACATGAAGGTTCTTGGTCTTTTTAGTGGGCCATGTTGGATATGCCAAATACCTGGTGCCCTGTTGCATGCTATGGTTTCTCTTCCTATGTCACTATAGGAAAAGGGAGTTGAATATTAGCTACTTCAGAAAGTCAAGTGGTAGCAAACCTCGTGAATTCTCTCTATATACATGTTAGTTTGTCAAGGGTGGAtgtaaggaggtgcaaagtgtgccattgcaGCCCCAAAGGGTTCCAGCCACCCCTAAGCCTACAGGGGCTCCATAAGTGGAGGAGTTACCCACTTTTTTGTTGTAGTGATCTTTGTTACTAAGATAGGTTTTAGATTCTCCATCACTTTCTAACAGTTGTTCAGATGATGAGGTGATccttccaatggggacaactgACTGAATTCGCTCATTTTAAAGACAACTGCCCCACATTTTCTGTTgtcaacaggaagtgaaggaaaatatgtTATGTGTTCTGGATTCTTTAGATTGAGATTTAAAAATTAAGATTAAAGAGTAAATTTACATAAcctaacatttttgtttagcaTTCATTGGGTGCCTTACAgttgattttaatttttcttttttttagtgctCGACAGAAGTGTGTCCGTAAGGCCTGGGAGAAAGAGAAGGTTGATGAGAAATGGACTGCTACTAACTGGGCAAAGAAAATTGATGCCAGAGACAGGGTAACTATTAGTGTTCACATACATTGGAAGGATATTTGATTGTTGAACACAAAACTCCTGAGAAGTTTCTCGCTTTTTCCCATTGGCTATATTAGTCTGACAAGGTCACACCTGAGCTTTCTGAAGCTCagttacagaaagaaaaatacatgctGCACTAGTAAATGCGGCAGCATCTGTTTCTGGTGGCCCGTAATTGGTGCTCTGCTTAAATCAAGCAAGATTGAGATTTCCTTCTAATCTGATAAAATGCATCATATCGGCAAGAGATTTGCATATTGGTATGTTTAACTAGACATCCAAATCTGGCCCATCAATGTTAGTAGCTTTTGTCTTTTTGATTTCCCTGCTAAGCTACAAAGTTCCAGCTGGGGATTTGTGCTTTTATGAGACCCAAGTGAGTTGTGTGACCCCATGGTATTGGGTGATAACATGTGTTGGGTCTTTATTAATGCCTTCAGGTGTTGGCAGTGATGGTATACATGCATGCTGCCAGGGGCTTGTCCAGGGGACTTCTCATACTGTCATCCCTGAATAAGATATTCTGCTTCTCTTCCAGAGTAGATTATCAAAAGAAGATTTCTACAATAATGCTTATCAGACCCAACAATAgtgacttctgttttttttcccttgtaaaGCTAAAGTGTGTCTTGAAGCATCTGCCATTTTTCGAGATGCTTGTATTACCCTTCTGTATCGTGTGGTTTCTCCCtcagaattttattttcattagtgTTCTTGGAGCTTTAGGGATTCAGTTCTGATGTAGATGTTGTGTGGAACTACAATGTGTAGCAAGGGAATATGGGCATTTACAACACGTTCAGGGTTGTGCTGACAGATGGGGGTCTGAGGTCTTTTGGGTCCCTGTATGCCCAGTTACTGTATCTCCAATCTGAGATTTATTTTTACACCAGGAGACACTGCTGTATGTATATGCCAATTCTTTTGCTTTTTGTAGTCGctgtattttctaaaatgtttgcttttgtataattaatagttttttttgttctgttacaGAAAGCAAAGATGTCAGACTTCGACCGTTACAAGGTCATGAAGGCTAAGAAAATGGTAAGCTTGGATTTTATGTCCAAAGTAGAATGTGTGTTTAAGTGGGAACACTGACTTTAATAGAATACTAAAACCAAACATAATGACAATGGAGGTCTATTGGAGGCAGATATGGCCTGATCCTGTATTGTCTTTATGATTGCAAGagcacaaaaatcatttttgagGGGTAGCTATTAAGAGTCTAGCCATGTGTCAAGCCTACCCTCATTGATGTTCTCTTTACTATTATATACTATTTTACAAAGCACTGCAGGCTTTACACAGGGGTGATAAGATATACAGACCATAGTATAGGGTAAAGCTATTGTCTAGTGAAGGGTGGAATCAGGCTTTGTTTTTACCAAAGATCATCTAGCTTCATTTGAATATTGGGAATTTATGTGCATCCTATGTGTAACATCATTtaacagattctcttttatttgtttttcagagGAACAAGATCATCAGACATGAGATGAAGAAACTCCAGAAAGAGGCTTCCAAGCCAGCAGCATAAATTTCTCTTACCATGAAATAAAATCTGGTTTATAGACTTTTTTGTGTTCGGATTAACTTTCTTGTAATATAACTCGAGGCCAAACTTTTctgggagatttaaaaaaaaaaaaaaaaaaaaaaatactatttctggGGTTTTAAAAGGAACACAACCTTCCATATTTGAGGACCATGCTTGTTCTCATTCAGTGACATAGTGCCGAAGTACACGATTTGGCATGACAGCCTTCAAAAAGCcaacattgtttattatttaccAATGTAGGAATGAAACATGCTTATTTTAATACTTTGCCTGAATTTACCTGGCATATTTATAAGAATGCAAATACGTTATTCAGCACAGTGGCATTTCATTACTATGATCATTTTAGCTTGATGTGGATATTGGTCGCTGGACCGTTTGAAGCCAGCAgtgttgtataataaaatagtgcCTGTGGATGACAAACCTGCAAACATAAGTGCAAATTTTGAGGCTAGCAATCAAAGGGGGGTATACAGTCAACCTTGCGTATTGGGAACATGAACTGCATAATACCCTATCAGGAATACTAGAATGTGGCAGGAAACACCAGTGTTTTCTGGAGTCCTGTGAGTATTTCAGTGTATACTGCAGAGTGTTCTCAACTCTAATCTGTGTGGGCCACATATGTTAgtattctgtatttctatatattaGCTACTTTCCTAGTGTGTGTGCCTCTATTATAGGTAGTAATACACACCATGCCCCGCATCTGTTCTACTCAAAACTGTTTTGCTTTACACAGTGCCCTAACTATCTTTTAACAGTGAGGCTGATTAGGTAGTTACACTCTTCACTtggtaaagtgaattatccctctGCAAATGATAATTCACCTAGTCAATGTAATGAAAATTCACATTGCAAATAATACCCACTTACATACAGCTAAATGAACAATCTCTAAACCCTTTGCCTTAAATCAACGCAGGTACTAGTGGTCTCTGCTAAATCGCACCACACATTTGTCCATAACCTACAGAGACCTATGACTCTTACATCCAAGAAGGATGTACAGGTAAAACAgaatacatgcatgtattttaaatcacttttttttgaTGATACAATAGGCATAGAAACATTACCCAGCTATAACAGTCATTCTGTAAAAGCTTTATTTAGTTTGGTCTTTTGGTACAAGATACAGAAACAAGAATGAATGTTTACCTCAAAAGTATACTGTGGTCATTCTCAAACATTGTGCAACCATATTTACATGTACACATAGTGCCTGGCTTCATAAAAGAaagatttaacaataaaataatggcaAGTTTTAGAGCTCCAGACAAGATTGTTCACAGCGTCTGAAAACACCAATGTTAGTACAAGAGATGCCTGTGTCTAGTGCTGTCAAAACATTGTGCACCTTCAGTTTATGCATTAAAAGGTGATCTATTAAAGagttttagaatttaaaaaaaatatgagtgAAAGTCTTTACACAACAGGGAGGGAGGTATGTTTCCAGGTGGTcatcattggggggggggggttattgtaacatctttacttttttaagaaCTCTCATAGAAAGAAAAACTATGTTAgttaggaatttattttttaccagatcTTAGGTTCCCTCATTGGAAAGAAAGATATGTTACAATGCGAAGATCTAGATGGCTGAATCAGTGTTTGCAGACACAAGCATCTGGTTAAAACAACGACtgcagaaaataatacaaaaagaagTTGCTGGCATGTAgttcatgtaatattttgttaaagcTTCATTTACATCCTATACAATAATGGTTTTGGCACTATATTGTTTTAAAACGACATGGTATAAGCATCAACTCCAC is drawn from Pyxicephalus adspersus chromosome Z, UCB_Pads_2.0, whole genome shotgun sequence and contains these coding sequences:
- the RPL14 gene encoding large ribosomal subunit protein eL14; this encodes MVFKRYVQIGRVAYISFGPHAGKLVAIVDVIDQNRALVDGPCTGVRRQAMPFKCMQLTDFVLKFPHSARQKCVRKAWEKEKVDEKWTATNWAKKIDARDRKAKMSDFDRYKVMKAKKMRNKIIRHEMKKLQKEASKPAA